In Oryza sativa Japonica Group chromosome 1, ASM3414082v1, the genomic stretch TGATGAACCCGGCGTAAACGATGACTCGAGCTCTTCTTCTGACTGGGTTGTCTTGATTTCAGGGTTCACCTTCAGGTTTTCCTGGATGAACAGCATTTTTCAGTGTCAAACTCCCAGTCAAATGGGCAAATGTTGTCAAATGTTAAAAGTGAAATTGCATTAACCTTCTTTACAAAATCACCAACAGTGATGCTGAGTATTTCCTGAAGAACGAACTTGGTGACCCGGCTTTTGCCAAGCATCTGCAGCAGAATGCTGCTTGGTATCTGAACAGTATCCAGTGGTTAGTTGTTAATTGGGGATTAGGAAAGCAATTATTTCAGCAGGCCAAAACTTAATGTAGCTTGTCAAGCTATGTCACTTGTTGATCTCAATTAGTAGCCAACACTAGTGGTTGAAAATTCAACTGCTAACGGTTATCCGTACTCATGTTCCTTGCAAACAAAATTttgcattcttttttttctagttcaTAGAAGGGCTGAGTATTGAATAATttgttttggaaatacaaaatttCCAAGCAAATAGATGCGTGAAAGAAAAGGAATCCGTGCAATTAAAATTGGCTGgtacagccaaaaaaaaaacagaagtctAGTGGGCACTTACATTTGATGTTCTCCCTTCAAACATCCAACAGATTTCCAtgaaggaagaggaagaaaaatTGTAAGAAAGTTAAACTGATTTATGTAAAAGCAATTAGTAACATGATTCTTGCAAGAAAATAGAGCAGAGAACTGTGGCCATTGCATCAATATGGGGATAATTAGCAGTTAATACTACCTCCTTTGGACTTCCTAAAACCTGGAACTGGCGGTGCATCACGAGCCAAGCTTGTCAAGGCTTCATCAAACACCTTCTGTGTCGCCTTTCCAGGCAAATCCACTCTTACCTGAAGATGTGCATCAACAGTCAAAATGGTAACAATGACTCACTAATTACTTAATTAGTAACCAATTAAGAACTCAAAACAGTTTCATTTTTAGTGTATGTCATATCACTTAAGCTTAAGAGAAGCATGGCCTAGAGAAACATGGAGAGTAGTTAGAGGCATCTCTGCTCCATAAATTCAGATGACCGGACAAAACCAAAGAATTCAGTTTGTAGCTTTAGACAAAAACAATTAACATGCCTTTAGCCTGGGTTTCACAAGCTCACATTGATCGTTTCATCGTCGCGTGACACAACGGATGTCTTGGCGTTCTGCAGCGACAAGCCACTCTTCCTCTCGTCCTCAGCAACCGATGAGCCCCCGCCTGCATTTCCTGAAAAACTTTAGCACGCTTTgcagtctgaaactctgaaggTTCGAGTTGACACCctctctgaattctgaacatTTTTCAAGAATTAAGGACGGATCATGTACTTTGGTTAACATTTATGACATCAATTGTGAGCTGCAAGTTGAAACTTGCAACGAACCTGATCCAACTGCCGACACTGGCAGGACAGGACGACTTCTCGCGCTGGAAACAAGCAACCTGAGAGAAAAAGGACAATGAGGTCTAACTGACGGCAAACTGAAGACTGCAAGAAACCAATAAATTGATAGGTTCAGGGTTTACCCGTGGGTAGGAATCTGACACTTGCAAGCATTGCAGTTCTTGATATGGACATGAACCGGATAGATTGCCTAGGGAAAGAAATAATGAGATTCAGTATTTGATTAGTTCAGAGATTAGCGGCTAAAACGAATTCAGTTGTTAATCTTTCATCTCTGCAGGAGATTTCAGCTCAGGAAATGGGAGATGGAACCTGGAAGTGGCCGTGGCATTTTGGCCTGAACCGAAGCTTCGGAAGGGTCGCCGCTGACGCCATGGATGCGGCTTGCTCTGTCCTCTTCTCAGCTCGGGAAAACAGGAGCCATAAAACTCAAATCCAAAATTATCTATACGGAGACGAAGACGAAACCTCACTCGAGTCTTCTTGTTTGGGCCGCTTAAATGGGCCTTTGGGCTCGTAATCCAATTGGCTGGGCCTTCCAGTGTACTCCGCTTCAATGGGCGTTTGGACTCGTAATCCAATTGGCTGGGGCTTCCAGTGTACACTTTAAATGGGCCTTTGGGATCGTAATACAGTTAGCTGGGCCTCCCAGTTTAAATTACTCAGGAATAAGTTTATAATAGGTCCCTTATCTTACCGTCTAGTTTATTTGTTTTACAAGTATATATAGTTATTACTTTAACATGACTTatatactttatatatatatatatatgcactaaTATCTATGAAGTTTATCCCTACTAAGTAGAGTTAATACTATTTTTGTTATGAAGCCGTATCACCTTGTTAGTTTTTGGTctttggatgattcatcaaAGGTGCAAATTACATcttttctctatctctactattataaaaattgaaaatgttgcCATTGATGCTTTGGTACGTCGTCCATATTTCAgtcaatttttaagtttgttcgcttttgaaaatatatcaGGAGCCGTATAagaaatcattttttaaaaaaacttgcatgctaacttgggaCGAGAGTCGTACTCCTAATTACTTCAGAATTATTGTAATGTCATAAGAAAGCAACGTGCAAGATATAGCCATCATCCCAATAAAGATTCCAAATGAGATatcaatactatcaaaataaaaatcccatATACTTTTTAtacaaaaaaaactaacaataatatgattaaaataaccctcacccgttgcaacgcacaaaTATTTTTCTAGTCTTCTAAAAGCCAATACCATACATCACAATCATTTATAACCTTGGATAAttaatttatcataaaatattGTAAGTAAGAAAAAAGATTATAAGTCACATCTACTATTTGTCATACAATTCTTCAGCAGCAATAGACGTGGCTCCCATGCTAATTTTTCCAATAAGACGAATACTGAAAGTTAACTttatcaaatactccctccgtacagATGCGACaatatatgaaaaagaaaaaagaaactactccctccgtttcacaatgtaagtcattctagcatttctcacattcatattgatattaatgaatttagacatatatatttatctagattcattaacatgaatataaatataggaaaagccagaatgacttatattgtgaaacggaggaagtaaactTCATCCAGAGGAGGAGCTAAGTAGCAGTGAAGCACCATCTGGTAGCCTAGCTAGACAGGTGAGTTTTGCAGCCGGCGGTTCTCTTCAATCTGTCCTTCCTCAAAGCAAAAGATCGCCAGGCCCGCGCACGCGCAGACCGCCACAATCACCAGGACAGTTACAGGCACGAACAGCAATACAGTGATGAGAGGAGGATGTGCATCAAGAATCACGGTGAGGTAGAAAGATGTTATCAATACTAGGCCCATGCCAACCAGAAAGGTCTGCAGCAATGGCAACATAGACAATTAATAACTAAGAAAGTAATTAAGGAGGCATCCACATTGTTGTTTTTTAGCCGGTAATAAGCAATACATGCTCTCTTCCTACCCAGTAGGAAGCATTGTGAGAGTGGCAAAGAGTTAAAACCTGGTCATATAGCTACTACCGATGAACAAGAGATAAACAATATTATTTGTACAGTGTTTCTGACAGAACTCGCGGGAAAGAGTCACGCAGCAGTCACGGGAATTTTACTATCGGTGATTTTTTTTAGCTGGGCCTACCTTATTCCTCTCCAATGCGCATAAACAATGTGAAGGGTGCGATGGTTTAATACCATCTGACCCCTTGGCCCACAGTATTGCCGAAGTCGGCAACTAACATTGCGCTTGCCCTTAGTCATTATCTAAAGAAAATTTAAGGAATCGCTACTAGTCTAGAATTGATATGCAGTTCATCTGTGAtgatatactactccctccatgccaaaatgtttgacgccgtcgattttttaaaaaatattttaccgtTAGTCTTATTAaacaatttaaataattattaattttttttctatcatttgatttattgttaaatatacttttatatatacatatagttttacatatttcacaagagtttttgaataagacgaacggtcaaacatattttaaaaagtcaacggagTCGAACATTTTAGAAATGAGGGAGTAttagtaataaaaatattatgaagaATCGATTACCCATGCGAACGTCCTGCAGCAGGTGGTGCagggggagagggaaggggaggcccGCTCGGGGCCTCCTCGtcgtgtcggcggcggcgacggcggctcgttGGGCAGCGGCGTCCAGCCGCCGAGTGGATGGCCCATGACCAACATGACGCGCTGTACGAATTGGATTCCGGCGGGGAGGTTTCGGTTTTAGACGACGCGCGCGAGGCCGAGATcgtcctttgttttttttttttttttgaaacgagATCGTCCTTTGTTTATGTAGTAGAATAGTGGAtgaaagaaaggggaaaaaaaactaaaaagaaagGCGAGACCGCGGTAGTGTTCGGTTTTGCTACGGGCCTCGGAAGCTGAACGCGCGCTATGCGATTCGGatacgagaaaaaaaataaaataatattccTACTTAACTattctgttctaaaatatttattgttttgaattttttttaaacgtttcatcattcatcttattcgaaaaattatgaaattattgtttgttttgtttgtgaAGTGATCAGTTCCGACTTAATTTGTCTTACTAAAAATAACATGTAATTAGCGACTTGATCAGTTtcgactttttttttccttttttttttacggttgCGTAGTTAGTTCTTGttgagtttttgttttaccTTTCACTAATGTAATGATCTGAGGGCTGTCGTATTCTCTCCTTTATGAATCTGACGGttgctttttcttcttttcttgcgTGGCTAGTTTTGGGTTTTACCTTTCACTAATGTAAATGCGTGTGACCTAAAATTTGTGGAGCATAATTACAATATAAATGGCTAACACGTAGCAAGTGCTACGTTTTCGCCCTCACACATAAACTCAATGCGAACTATATATTGTGGTATATACTAGAGAAATAAATATATTGCACTTGAAATTGATTCCTCCagtaataaatatttaatacaTTTGACTTTGACTATGAAGTTTACCGTGCATcctattaaaaaattatgtaaatatcattattttattattaccaGATATAACACGTCCCTCAACATACAATACCGATATACTTTACGTCCTAGGACAATATAGTCTTTAGTTTTAGCtgatgtggcggctgagtcagcgtgggacccacgtggaccccacatgtcaccGGCCCAAACTTCTTCCACTCTATCCCCCTCTCTTCCCATCTCTCTCCAGGGCTGGTAGCTGGCGGGAGAGTCGGCCATCAACGAGCGGTGCGTTCTGGCGGGAGAGACTCGTGGCGGCCGACGGGGAGAAGCTCGACGACGGAGGCATGGTAGATGCGGAAAAGCGTCACAGGCAAGGCAAACTGGATTTGGACCCTCtcttcccatctctctctctaggCCTCTAGATTGGCAGCCGACGGGAGAGTCGCATGGTGCTGACGGCGCAGGTAGCCAAGGTGCACGGCTGGTGGCAGCTCAACAGCAATGGGCGGTGGCCAATGGGGAGAAGGGTGGCAGTCGGCGAGAGAGGTACGTGGTGGCTGGTGAGTAGAAACTCGATGCCGACAGTCGGCCCCTTCTTATTCCCTTCGTTATTGTTGATCCCTTCCATTTCCTCTCCCTTTTCATGCCACCACGATGCTGCCCAGCACCACCTCCTCGACCTTGGCACCGCCTTCCACAAGGCAGGCCCGGGTCTAGCGATTCCTTGAGCTTTTTCCTGTCGGCCACCATGCGTCTCTCCTGTCGGAGTCCTCCTTGAGTACTGTCGAACCGTCGCCATGTGCAGCAGTGTGCTGCCGTCGGACCATGTCGATCCAATTCCTCGCATCGCCACCCTCCTTGAGCCTTCTCTCGCCATGTCGCCCTCGCTGTCGCATGAGCATCTCCAGTGACCATTGGACCCCATGCCCTTGCGGATGCATCGCAACCGCGCGCTGGTTCGGCCAAATGAGGAAAGATGTGTCCCTGGCCTTAATCTCGCACGAACAATTTGACATTGCCGTGAGATTAATGGCAGCCGCCAGCAGATGTCGAGCTTCTCCCCGTCGGCCACCGTGCGCCTCTCCCGCCAGTACGCACCACTCGTCACCAGCCGCCTAGCcctggagaaagagagagatgggaagaGGGGGAGGAATAGAGTAGTcaggggcggatctagaaaaaaatagtagtggGAGCTGAATAAACTACATCAGCATAAGTCGAACCTCCAGTCCCCACATCCTATGGATctatgggaaaaaaatttagtgGGGGCTTAGGGGGGTCTCCACTGTCCCGGGAGCGGTAGTGGAGTCTCAAGACCCCTCCGCCCCCGTTGTAAATCCGCCCCTGAGAGTAGTAGAAGTTTTCGCCGCTGACTCAACCGTCATATTCGCCAAAACCGGATACTATATTGTTCTAGGACGTAAAGTATAGCAGTATTGTAAGTTGAGAGATATTGTGGTTAGAACTGGAGGGACCAACTTATTCCAAATTACTCACTACACATGACATGATACGAAGACTATGCTGTTAGGGGTTTTTCCAAAATTCCTGACCGCTATAAGAGGTTATTTTTTGGGGGGAAAGCTGGCGATCTAAAATAGAGGCATCTTAAAGTACTGTACTGATTCACAAGTCGTTCGCCATCTTCTCTGTACTGATTCAGGGATTTTTGGTTCAAAAACTTCGTATTTCCATGCGCAATTAAACTTGGATTATGTGATATTGTGATCCATCTGGAGCTTTCATGCATTGAAATGATGGATGATGATTCATGGCCGTGGTCGTTCGAGCGCCTAATCGATTTAATCGTGGTCATTAACTCGTGATAGAAACTAAGAACGGCTGGATGCTGCATCCGTTGAATCTCGAAAGGTATTTATTATGACCTAAGAGATTCAGATTCAGACTTGAAATGATTAATTGTCCAACAACGTTTTTTAAGAGCAACACTGTATAATTTTAATGATCTCTCTTACTCTCTACGTACAAAAAAAACTGTATTTTGCTACTGCCAAACACTTATTGACAAAAGTGCTATCTATAAGTGCTTAGACTTCGTGTATGAGATCGAGTACTTAATTTCATACGAAAAATTGACCAAAACCTAATGTCGCAGCTAATTTCCCGTGCTTTGTCTTTACTACGATTTTCACGTGTTTTATGATGAATATTTTCCTCTATTTTCTTCATAGAAGTATGGTGCGGTTTTGACCGGTTGGATAGACATGTGTTTTTCATTTGCGCCCACAATAGCTGGCCAGATGTGAAATATATTTGGTTGTTTTTCCCTCTTCTTCATGATTAGCTAGTTTGAAAATAAAGAGAGAACGGTGGTTGATTTACTCCAATCTCAGATGATTAGTTCTAACTTGACggggagcgtatcctatacacacaggccctcgcgtgtacacaccgtgtacacaaactaaaaattatcacaaaaaattctaggaaaattcatacatgtactttcaatagtattacatctacgtgcaaagccgcatcttcaaattcattctacatagagaataacaaaaaagataaaattctgacaaaattacaaccttaaaactgtcagattttttgtttttttgttacggctaaaatataatgaatttgacgttaaaattttaaccctaggtgtaatacaattgaaagtatgtgtatgatttttttctagattttttggtgatattttttagttagtgtgcacgtgtgtacacgtgagggcctgtgtgcataggatatgttgccaacTTGATGAGTGCCATTACGAAAATGGTTTGCTCATGTCTAGTAGAGCAATCCTTTTTTTATTACATGGCAGACGCACACACATCACCACACATGCAACACCGCACTCACATCTCCCGTGAATGTGTCCCCTAACACATGATTTAAGAGACATAAACTAGCGGCACATCATTGATCTCACTAAAGTCCTGTTGAAAGTCCATGTGCATAAACATAATATTCGTGGGCACTAAGATAATATGATACTTATACAACTGAAGGCTTCTAAATTAATATGTTTTCAAAAACCAGATTTAGCAATCTGCACAAACAATTCTTTGAtccaaaagaacaaaaaaaatcaagcttTTTTCCCCTTACAAACGGATGCAGGACAAGATAGCTCAGTTCCCTCGTTACATTACAGAGCAAACCGACCAATATATATCTGAATGTTTTAGCACAGAATTAACCAACAGTCAAATCAAATTGGAGTCTGAATTCAGAACAGATGCTTGCACCGATCATCAGTAGCTTAATTTCTCACGTTGTGTTCATCTTTATGTACACAAATGTTCAGAGGCTACAGATCACATAACCTATCCATCTatagaaggaagaaaaaaaaatggtgtcgtaaattaagaagaaaaaaaaaacagctacaAAAATCGCTCGGAGACATCTCGTCGATCGCTTCTTGAATCTATCTGCGCGTGGATGAGTTGATCAGTGTCCCGCGCCACCTGCGCTGGGCCCCGATGGCAGCATCTCCATCAGCGTCGACACCGCCGCCTTGGCCGCCTccaacgccgacgacgacgacggcgacggcaacgcgGGGCTCGGCGGCAATGGCCTCGCGGCGTCGGCGCGTCCGGCGAGGCTCGCGGCGGCGATCGCCGCGAGAACGACGGCGAGCAGCAAGTCACGGTGCAGGTGAGAGCCCATGGCCGATACGATCCAAGAAGCTGTCTCTTctctgaaactgaaactgaatGCGAAGTAGCTAGCCTGGTAGCTTGTGTGTATATATGCTAATGGAATGGTTAGCTAGCTAACTAGCAAGCGCGCACAAATATATATAGAgggagtgtgtgtgagagagatcaTGTATCTTCTTTGCAACCATCTAGGATGAAAAAATGGTACTCGAAATGGTCAAGAATGTGAGATTGGACCAAATGCAACTACTAGCATTAACTGAAGATTGCTGACCCTGTAATTGGCGTTGTTGGACTTGGACAGCAGAAATAGTCAAGAGATTGACAATCTTGCTGCGAGAAAGTGGCTTCCATCTATCTTAACCTGCACACTCTTTGACGAAATCACGGCGACCAACGCATCTGAACCAGTACATTGTGGTGCTCACAGTGTCAGAGACGTTTCCGTTCAGGTGATCTTCTCTCTTTTCAGGTGCACTGGTGCAGAGAGGAGAGGTTGGTGCACCGGCCTtgctgcaagtctgcaactttTGGTTGTTTGAAATGTGAAGAGGAGAGGGGGTTCGTGGCAGGGTTGGCTGAGGCCGGCCGGCGTCCAGGAGTCCGACATGTCCACAGCGTGAGCCTCATTTTTGCGAGTCAAAACGAATGAATTCTCGGGGGCTCGGATGAGTCGACACGGCGTCACGGCGGCGTGAAGTTCGCCGGCCATGCTGGAGATCTccttttcacattttttttctttttttctacccTGTAAATGGATTGGTTATTCACGCCATTGTGATGcaatgtaactttttttttccttaaaaagatGCCTTGTGTAGATGCCCTCCAAGGTCAAGGTACATGATTTTTTTCTCGATACATACACACCACCACAAATGTCATATTAAGGTTCACAGGTATAGTGTGCGCATGTTGTGTGAACGTTTGTGTTTATACTATGTTTCTTAAAAACAGCATGTAGTGATTTGTTTTATCTATCGGGtagaaattctagaaaaaaaaaggtggtttTTATGACTTTGACATTAGACTTTGTTCATGATTGAAATGAAATACACAGGAGcctaactttgtttatttctatgTGACATGAGagaataatgcattttctaacTGCGATAGTCAATATTTTGCATTGGCAAGGTATGAATTCAGATGTGTAATCTAATATTGGACTCAAAAGACCGTTACATACGAGGTCTGGTCTGGACCCTGACTTGAATAGTTGCAGTCATGCGTGTTGCATATGAGCACCCAAAACCTTATCACTGCTATCATACACACCATAAATCAGTAGAATGCGTGCACTGACTTTGGATCTATCGACAGACATTCTGGTCTTAGTCTTAAACACATGCTATGACACAAACGAGAGGGCAACAAGAAGATGCACGAGGACGGAAATTTTTGGCTTTCCACTAAAATATGCAGAGTCAGCTCTAGAAAGAGCAATATGACTTTTACATAACTATGTAGCTAACTGTACAGTCAATGTCAATCACACTGCAAaatgtagaattttttttacgcATCCATTATACTCTTGGGGGGAAAAAAGGCTGCACTGGTGGTTCAACAAAGGGGCATTGGAGAAACCTGAAGACCATCCTATATCTTCCCGGGGTTCTTCAGTCTAAAGGATTCGTCAGGCCTGGTGCAGGGACAAGGAAACTGCATAATCTAATATTCATTGGCCTTCTTCCGCAGCTCATTTAGCTCATTCTCAATCTCGATGTCTCGGAAAGGGCGCGCTGCTCCTGAATTGCTGACTGCCGTTCTACCTGGAGGAAGTTCTCCTTTCTGTAGATAACAGGAAATTTACATCGTATTAGCACATAACAAATGAAACGGATCAATCCAGGCATATGCTTTTAGGGGGAAATGCACAGTTAGTAGTTCGCCCTCAGCAGATGCCATCGTTATGTTATGTTTAAGTAGAACTGCTAAAGGTAACATGTACCCCAGTACCCCTTGTACTATCAGTGGGTCTGGCTCTGTTCACATAAATATCAGATGTATTGTCTTGTGTGTTAAATGAAACTTGACATCGTCTCATAGTTTGAGCATTAATACATACCGAAGAGCTTCCAGAAATTTCCTTTTTCATTTGTGCAAGGTCATCATCAACCGATGAAGTCTCAAGCAATGCAAACTGTGCACAAATAAATAACAACGATCAGATCATCTAATTACCTCAGTGATATCCACGAAAATTTAGTCCACAATGTCAAATTTACCTTTCCTTCAAGATCATCAGTTGCCAACTGACCGAGTGCCTCTGCTTGGGACTCCATTGCCATAACTGACAATAACAACAATCAACTGTAAGTACTATAATTATTAAAAGTCAAATGATTTATCATAACTTGGAGCATCACTGGATGCTAAGAAGACAAGGAGACATGATCTTCACAGTTCAAACAAGATGAGGAGATACTTTGGCAAGATCACTTATAAGTCATAACATCTCATGTGCAAAGGTAGAAGATCCCAAAATATATCAATCGAAATCATGATAccaatttattttctttataaaaTAATTGTTTGAAGGTATCAAGTATCAGCCTTTAAGCAAGAGGCTAAACTTTTCACTGCTGGAAAGTAGATAAGTATTGACTTGATTATGCTACCCTCTGACGGTACTTTCATTCGTTTCTCTCTTACATGTTTAAGGCAAGCCATCTATGCTTAAACATAGAGCATGTCTGTGGTCTAAGCTAAAATCACTATATTACAATTCATAAATAAATATGGGTCATTATTATATTCTTCAGCCTCTTCAATATGAGGCATATTTTTAAGAAACTAACTTACGTATTTCATcactttttttataatataccaGTCAGATATTTAAAAAGTGTAGGATGAATGTATGCTCCAAGACATGTCTACTGTTATTTCAAGGTCTTAATCTCTACATTTACATATTTATTTGCTAAAGTTTCATTATGCGGATCCCACGTTGACCTATATTAAGTGATGGTGGTAGTGCCCACTGCACGAACAAGTGATACAGTAACAAATGTACTTTAGCTAACACAACAAATAATACCGGTCAGAGAAAATCGATAAAATGAAAAGAGTACCTTTTTCCTCCATTTTCTCAAATGCTGAAAGAGCACCACTAGTATTTACATTCCCCAGCATTTCGCTCACTTTTGTTGAAGTCCTTAAGGAAAAGAATGTCCAAGTGTGAAGTGTCAGAGGCTCAGAGCATCCAAAGTAAAAAGTAATTGAAGAATAATCAACAACCAATAGATGCATACTTGGCTGATTGAGCACGGGCTTTTAAGGTATCTTTTTTTTGCTTAGCCTCTGCTATCTTGCTTTCAAGAACCTACAGGATGGCATATTCCACATGATAGCAATTAGTTGAATAGTATGAAATAGGTACTATACACTCTATTGCTCTATGCCATATATGAGGCCAGATAAATATAAATTCGTTATAATACATATAATGCAGAGTGTGAAAATAGCATCCCAGCAGTTGAAACTTGAAGCTAATAAGCTCACCCGAGTATTTGATACCAGGTTCTCAACCACGCCCTTTTGCTGATCAAGCTGGGCCTTTAAGGAGCTTGCATTGTCCTATGAACacaagaaaaataacaaaactATTACAACACTAACATATCGAACTAGTAGAAGATACATATCAGACTTCGACACTACATGCATAATCATTTAAGTTGAAGTGTAAAAATACACCAAAAGTATAATGTATTACACAGCACACGAAAGAGTaagaaattttaaaactaaTCGTGTAGTTACTCAATATGATATGGGCAGATCTTTGATCCAGAACTTTAGATTTGCATGATACCTACAGCATATGATTTACGCCGCTTAAGGGCTTCACGAGCAAGATCCTCATCACCCTTCTGAAGAGCAAGTTGAGCCCTCCGATACCTATGATTTCAAGAAAATGGGCATCCTCTGTAAAACAAACAGATGATAGAGCACAAAGTAAGCTTGCATTTACCCATAACATTACCAATCATCAGAAGCTTGTTCAGCGGCTTTGTATTTGTTCTCAAGCCGCTTTTGAGAAGCCAAGaccttcaagaaaaaaaaatccatcttaGCAAATAGAACATAATATAAGTGTAAACTATATGTACACTTTCATTTCACAAATGTATTCAGAGAGTCTACCAAATATACAAGAATATGGAAATATAAGAATCAGGTGGCCAAACTAATATGGATACCATATTCAGGGACGCTTAAGACAGCAGATACAATTTTCCAAAACAACGCCATATTGACAGTAACGAAAAGAACATGCAGTGTGAATtataaaattttgactaaaatAACAACAAACCTGTGCAGTGGCTTGCCGCATCTTTGTCAAATCGTCATTCATTTCCAAAACAGCCTGGTCTAGGATCTTTTCAGGGTCTTCAAATGAACTTAAGACTGCATTTGCATAGGACTAGATAACCAGAAGGCCAAATAGTTTagttaaataaacaaaaaactGTGAATGGTACAATGGTGAAACAACAGTAATCACCTTTACAACCCTAGAAAATCTATCAAGGAGGTTACTTCTTATGCCATTGCACTTAAACCTGTTGACATTTGATTGGCGCACTTGAATAAGTCTAAGTGAAActgcagagaaaaaaaaggtatattAGAAGTTAGG encodes the following:
- the LOC4324965 gene encoding uncharacterized protein isoform X3; the encoded protein is MASAATLPKLRFRPKCHGHFQAIYPVHVHIKNCNACKCQIPTHGLLVSSARSRPVLPVSAVGSGNAGGGSSVAEDERKSGLSLQNAKTSVVSRDDETINVRVDLPGKATQKVFDEALTSLARDAPPVPGFRKSKGGRTSNIPSSILLQMLGKSRVTKFVLQEILSITVGDFVKKENLKVNPEIKTTQSEEELESSFTPGSSFSFSVVLQLEKPESDETSENSESDEASEPSS
- the LOC4324965 gene encoding uncharacterized protein isoform X1 — its product is MPRPLPGNLSGSCPYQELQCLQVSDSYPRVACFQREKSSCPASVGSWIRFVASFNLQLTIDVINVNQRNAGGGSSVAEDERKSGLSLQNAKTSVVSRDDETINVRVDLPGKATQKVFDEALTSLARDAPPVPGFRKSKGGRTSNIPSSILLQMLGKSRVTKFVLQEILSITVGDFVKKENLKVNPEIKTTQSEEELESSFTPGSSFSFSVVLQLEKPESDETSENSESDEASEPSS
- the LOC4324965 gene encoding uncharacterized protein isoform X4; this translates as MASAATLPKLRFRPKCHGHFQAIYPVHVHIKNCNACKCQIPTHGLLVSSARSRPVLPVSAVGSGGGSSVAEDERKSGLSLQNAKTSVVSRDDETINVRVDLPGKATQKVFDEALTSLARDAPPVPGFRKSKGGRTSNIPSSILLQMLGKSRVTKFVLQEILSITVGDFVKKENLKVNPEIKTTQSEEELESSFTPGSSFSFSVVLQLEKPESDETSENSESDEASEPSS
- the LOC4324965 gene encoding uncharacterized protein isoform X2 produces the protein MPRPLPGNLSGSCPYQELQCLQVSDSYPRVACFQREKSSCPASVGSWIRFVASFNLQLTIDVINVNQSGGSSVAEDERKSGLSLQNAKTSVVSRDDETINVRVDLPGKATQKVFDEALTSLARDAPPVPGFRKSKGGRTSNIPSSILLQMLGKSRVTKFVLQEILSITVGDFVKKENLKVNPEIKTTQSEEELESSFTPGSSFSFSVVLQLEKPESDETSENSESDEASEPSS
- the VIPP1 gene encoding membrane-associated protein VIPP1, chloroplastic, coding for MEIRAPPTSLRLAPPPPASASFRRTALRTSFLNGSVSLRLIQVRQSNVNRFKCNGIRSNLLDRFSRVVKSYANAVLSSFEDPEKILDQAVLEMNDDLTKMRQATAQVLASQKRLENKYKAAEQASDDWYRRAQLALQKGDEDLAREALKRRKSYADNASSLKAQLDQQKGVVENLVSNTRVLESKIAEAKQKKDTLKARAQSAKTSTKVSEMLGNVNTSGALSAFEKMEEKVMAMESQAEALGQLATDDLEGKFALLETSSVDDDLAQMKKEISGSSSKGELPPGRTAVSNSGAARPFRDIEIENELNELRKKANEY